Below is a genomic region from Actinoallomurus bryophytorum.
CGTCATCAACTACGAGTGCCCCGACGCCGCCGACACCTACGTGCACCGCATCGGCCGTACGGGCCGCGCGGGCAAAGAGGGCATCTCGGTGACGCTCGTCGACTGGAAGGACCTCCAGCGCTGGAAGCTCGTCAACGCGGCGCTCGGTATGGACTTCGCCGAGCCGGCGGAGACCTACTCCACCTCCGAGCACCTCTACGAGGCGCTCGACATCCCGTCCGACATCACCGGCACCCTCCCGAAGGCCCAGCGTGACCGCGCCGGGCTGGAGGCCGAGGAGGTCGAGGACATCGGCGAGACGGGCCGTAACCGCTCACCGCACCGTACGGAGGCACCACGTGAGCGCGAACGCGAGCGTGAGCCTGAACGCCAGCCTCGCAAGCGCAACCGCACGCGGCAGCGCACCCGGGGCGGGCAGCCGCTCGACGACGCCGACGCGACCATGGACGCGGCTCCGGCCGTTGACACGGCCGTAGACGCGGTCACGACCGCGGCTCCGGACGAGACGGTCGAGAAGGCGGCCCCGGCCCGCCGGCGCACCTCACGCGCCGCCGAGACGACCGCTGAGACGACCACCGAGGCCGTCACCGAGGCGCCCGAGCAGACTCGCCCGGCAAGGCGACGCGCGCCACGCGCCGCCGACACCCACCTCGACGCCGAAGTCGAACCCGACACCAAGACCGACATCGACACCGACACGACCGCCGACACGCAGGCGGCTCCGCAGCCGGTCCGGCGAGAAGCACCGACATCGGTGACTCCTGCCGGTGTCCCGGTCGTGGCGTTCATGGCACCGCCGGCCGACCCTGCCGCCGAAGAAGAGGCGGAGTACCCGGTCGAGCCGACGCAGTCCAACACCAGGCGCAGGCGCCGCACCCGCAGTGGTGGAGCGCGCAGGTAAGCCTGACCGGACGTGACAAGGGGCGTGGTGACGGACCGCGCCCCTTTCTCATGTCCCGGGGACGGGCCCCTCGCGACTCAGGTACGCAGGCTCAGCGCATAGCGGGGGCGGTCCGTGATCAGCACGGTCACCCGGGGGTCGGCGAGGAACTGCCGCAGCTGAGGCTCCCCGTTGACCGTCCAGACCATCGCGGGGATGCCGAACCGGCCGCAGAGGCGCAGGACGTTCGCCCGCGCCAGCCTCCGGTGTACGGCGAGCCAGTCGGCACCGCAGGCACGCATGCGCCCGAGGGGGTACAGCTCGCGTGCCCGTGCGGGCAGGCGCAGCAGCCGGGCCACCTCCCGCAGGTCACGGCCGAGCGAGAGCGCCGTGGTGACCTCCGGATAGCTGTCCTTGATCCGCCGGATGGAGGAGTCCACGAGCGTGGTGGCGACGAAGTTGCCGGGACCCAGGAGTTCGAGCGCCAGCTTGACGACCTCGTGCTCGTACCCGGTCTCCTTGAGGTCGAGATGGCCGACCGCCCTTCCGGCGATCAGCTTCATCACCTCGCGCACCAGCGGGACCCGGTGCCCGGTGGCGGTGCAGAGCTCCTCGTAGGTCAGCCCGGCGATCGGCCGGCCGGCGATCTGCGGGTCATGGAAGACCACGAGATCACCGTCGCGGGTGCGCCGGATGTCGAACTCGACGTACTCCGCGCCCGTGGTGAGCGCGGTCTCGTACGCCTCCGAAGTGGCCGGTGGCGCGTCTTCCGACCCGCCCTTGTGCGCTGAGACGGCGACCGTCATGGTCAAAGAGTACGTCCTCCGACGAGGGGCGTTAACCGGCAAAGCCCCTAAGCTGGTGTCGCTTCGACAGCGGCAAGTAAGCTCCTGCCAGTGAGTACGCCCCAGTTTCTTACTCTGCCCCCCGGGGTTCGCCGGACGGACATCGAAACTTCGCGCGGCACCTTCGCCGCGCTCGAGGCGCTGCCCGGATCCGGGATCTCCGAACGCGGCCCGGCGCTCCTGGTGCCGGGCTACACCGGGAGCAAGGAAGACTTCATCTCCGTCCTGCAGACTCTCGCCGGCGCGGGCCGGCGCGTGCTCGCACTCGACATGCGCGGCCAGTACGAAACGCCGGGGCCCGACGACGCCTCGGCGTACACCTGCACCGAGCTGGGCGCCGACATCGCGTCGGTGATCGAGACGCTCAGCGACCCGGTCCACCTAGTCGGGCACTCCTTCGGCGGCCTGGTGACCCGCGAGACGGTGATCACCGAGCCGACGCTGATCGAGTCCTACACCCTGATGAGCTCGGGCCCGGCCGCGATCAGCGGCGGGCGCGAGGTCGATGGACGTGTCCTGCTCTCCGCGCTGCCCAAGGTCGGCCTCGAACACCTGTGGGCCACCCGGATGGAGCCCCAGGCGATCGCCAAGGGCGTTCCGCCGGACATCGTCGCGTTCCTGCGCCGGCGGATGTTCATGAACTCCGCCGTCGGCCTGATGAGCATGGCGAACGAACTGCTGTCCATGGCCGACCGCGTCGACCAGCTCGCCAAGGTCAGCGGCGGGGCGAGCCTGCCCGTACTCGTCCTGTACGGGGAGAACGACGACGCCTGGGATCCAGAAGACCAGGCCTTCATGGCCGAGCGCCTCGGTGCGCGGAAGGTGGTCATCCCCGGGGCCGCGCACTCGCCCGCCGTGGAGGCGCCCGAGACCACGGCGAGCGCCCTCACCAGCTTCTGGAACGACGCCGAGCGCACCTGAGACAAGAGACACATAGCGTCTCATGTAAGAACGCACTTACGATGGGCGCCATGGAAGCGACCCTGCAACCCCCGCAGAGTGCCACCTGGCAGGTCCACATCGACCGGTCGATGTGGATCGGCGGAGTACGCGGCCTCATGCTGCAGGCTCTGCACCCCATCGCGATGCGCGGCGTCTGGCAGAACTCCTCCTTCCAGGAGGACCCGATCGGCCGGCTGCAGCGCACCGCCGACTTCGTCGGGGTCGTGACCTGGGGCACCGCCGAGGAGGCCGACCGGCTCGGACGCCGGGTGCGCGGTATCCACCGGGCACTACGGATCAACGACCCCGACACCGGTCGTGTCCACCGCGTCGACGATCCGGAGCTGCTGCTGTGGGTGCACTGCGCGGAGGTGTCGTCCTATCTCGAGGTCGCCCGCCGTGCCGGCCTGCGGCTGAGCGACCGCCAGGCCGACCGGTACCTCGCCGAGCAGCGTCGCAGCGCCACGTACGTCGGGCTGCACGAGGAGGACGTGCCGGGCAGCGTCGCCGAGATGGGGGCGTTCTTCGCCGAGGCGCGGCCGGAGCTCAAGGTCACTCCGGAGGCGCGCGCCGCCGTACGCTTCCTGCTCTGGCCCAAGCTGCCGCACGAGATGCGCTTCCTGCGGCCCGGCAAGCCGGCGTACGTGCCGTTCGGCGCGCTCTGCTACTACTCGCTGCCCGGCTGGGCCCGGCGGATGTACGGCATCCTCCCCGAGATCCCGCAACCTGTGGTGACCGCGGCCCTGCGGTCCTTCCGCATGGCGATGAACTCGCTGCCCGAGGGCCTGCACGACAGATCCTTCCAGCCCGCGACCCGGCAGATGCTCGCCGGCGCACGCCGGCGGCTCGCGACCGAGGGCTACGACCTGAGCCGAGGCCTGTACGGCCTGCGCGACCCACGCCGCTGGCCGTCCCGCCAGATGGAACAGGTGGAATGACCCCGCGGCCCTGGACCCGGGCGTCACCGCCGGGCGTCCGCCGTCCTGACGGGCCCGGTACGCCCGCGAGAGGCTAGGGCGTGTCTGACAAATCGCGTTCGTAGCGAGCGGTGTCCAGGCGGCGCGTCGCAAGGCGGAGGAGGGAGTCGGCCTGGTGTTGGCCGGCGACCGACGACAACGCGGCGAGGCGTCGTCTGGGCGCCGCGCAGTAGGACAGGGATTTGTCAGACACGCCCTAGACCTCGTCGGGGAGGGCCGCCCAGGGGTCGCGTGCGGGAGCGGCCGCGCGGCCCTCCGGGCAGTGCCGGGCGTAGTCGCACCAGCCGCAGAGCACGCCCGTACGGGGTGGGAACATCGCGTCGAACTCCGCGTGCGGCAGTCCTGCGGCTGCCCCGGGCGCGATGTGCTCGCGGTACCACTCGTCGGCCTGCCCGCACTCCTCGGCGATGTCCTCGGCGCGCCGCAGATGGCGGTCGAGAGAGTCCTCGGTGTGCTCCCAGACCGCGACCTCGCCGGTCGGCAGGTGGTGCAGCTCGACCAGGCGGCACGGGGCGCGCATCATCCGCCCGGACGCCGCGGCGTACAGCGCCAGCGCAAGAGACGAGCGCGCGTCGTCGCTGGTGAGGGGGCGGCGGCCGGTCTTGTAGTCGACCACGACCAGCTCACCGTGACGGCGGTCCAGCCGGTCGATGCGTCCCTGCACGGTGATCAGGTGAGTCTTCATCGACACCGTGCGCTCGACGCCGACCGGCTCGTCGGCCGGGTCGAGTCCGGCGACGTAGCGCTCGACCATCGCGCGCGAACGCTGTCGCCAGTCCGCGGACTGGGCCGCGTCCCGGAATCCGTCCGTCAGCCAGCCGCGCTCCAGCAGCCGCCCGGCCGACTCGGGTGTGCGGTCCGTCGCCGGCAGCCGCCACCACCCGGCGAGCGCGTTGTGGACGCTCGCGCCCACGCTGTTGTGCGCCCACGGCGGGCCCCTGTCCGGCTTGGGCCGGTCAAGGTAGGTCATGCGGTAGCGGCGGGGACAGTCGAGCCAGGTGTTGAGCCGCGAGGGCGTACAGGGGTAGAGCCGTTTCGGCATCCCCTCGAAACCGAGCTGCTCGATCGCCATCAGCTCAGGACTCGTCGGGCTCCTGTGCCAGGGCGAACCAGCTCTCCCACTGGGAGTCCTCCTCGCCGACGGTGGTCTCGTCGCCCTGGCCGGGCAGGACCCGGGTCTCCTTGGGCAGCGGACCGAGCAGCGCTCCGATGGAGTTGAGCTGTTCTTGGAGCTCGGGGTAGTCGGCGCCGATCCGGCCCGGCCTGCCCTTGTGCAGGGTGTCGCCGGAGAACAGCACGCCGAGCTGCTCGCTGTAGAGGCAGATGCTGCCCGGGGTGTGCCCGGGCGTGTGCATGACCTCGAGCTGCGCGTCGCCGATCTCGAACACACCGCCGTCCTCGATGTCGAGGTCGGGGGTGAGGTCCTTCATGAACTCCGCGTCCTCGCTCTCGTTCGCGAGGGCGCGGAAGTGCTGACGCCAGAGCAGACGGTCGCGGGTGTGCAGCGCGATCGGCGCCGGGTCCTCCTCGTCGGCCTCGGCGACCTCCAGGACGGCACTGAGGTGCCCGTCGCGGCCGTCGGTGCAGATGACGGCCATGACCTCACGCTCGCCGACCGCCTTGAGGATGGCCTCGGCGTCGAACGCCGGGTCGATGACGATGACCGTGTCGTCGTCGCCGACGACATAGGTGTTGCTCTCGATGTCGTATTCGGTGTCGTCGAGCATGACCTTGCCCGACGTCACTACTTTCTCGATGCGCGCGTCCACATGAGAAACCCTACCGACTCCGGGCGTCTGGTGCGCGGGCACGGGGCACATCAGGTCGACGAGGGGTCCGGGGCGGGCTCGCCCTCCCACGTGACGCGGACGGCGTGAGCGTGCCCGCCGCCCGTGAACGTCACCGAGGCCGACCCGCTCACCCGCGGCGACGGCGGGTGCAGGGTGATCGTGACCGTGTCGGTGTCACCGGGCTCCAGAGTGCCGCTCGACGGGCTCAGGGAGAGCGGATCGGCGGCGGTCGCCATCCAGTGGACCGTCGCGCCGGATCCCGTGAGCGTCACGGTGCAGCTGAGGCCGGTGGTGCCGAGGTCGCAACCCGACGGCTCGACGAGGAGCACCGGCTGTGGTGCCGGGTGTACGTCCGAGGGCGAGGACCTGCCCGCCCCCGGCGGGGTGCTCTGACGCTGCCGGCCGGTCGAGCCCGTGTAGACGGTCCTGGTCGGCCCGGGCACCGGCGACCGGTCGTCGCCGCCGAACGCGACCACGGCGATGATCGCCGCTCCGGCCAGCGCGAGCGCCCCGGCCGCGCCGATCACCGCCGGCGCCCAGTTCCGGCTTTTCTTCCGCGACGCCACCGCCGGCCGGGCCGCGCCCACCGGCACGGGCACGTGCGAGGCCGGGAGGGTCGGCGGCAGGTCCGCGGCCGCCGTGACCCCCTCGGCCAGGATCGTCTGCGCCTGCTCTCCGCCGGGGACCGTGGAGTGGCCGAGCAGGCGCATCAGGAGCACGCTCGCGGACGGCCGCCGGGCCGGGTCCTTTTCGAGGCACTCGGCGACCAGGTCGCGAAGACCGTCCGTCAGGGCTCCGAGCTCCGGCGGCTCGTTCACGATCCGGTAGGCGAGCACACCGATGGAGTCGCGGCCGAAGGGCGGCGTGCCGTTGGCGGCGAAGGCCAGCGTCGCGCCCCACGCGAACACATCGGTCGCCGGCGTGGCCTCGCCGCCCGACACCTGTTCGGGCGCCATGTACGCCGGGGTGCCGAGCGTGTGCCCCGTGAGCGTGGCCGCGCGGTCCGTCATCCGCGCGATGCCGAAGTCGATCACGCGGGGGCCGTCGGGGCCGATCAGGACGTTCGGCGGCTTGAGATCGCGGTGCACCACCCCGGCCTGGTGGATGGCGACCAGCGCGGTGGCGGTGCCGATGGCCAGCCGGTCCAGCGCCCCGCCCTCGATCGGCCCGCGTTCGGCCACGAGAGCCTGCAGCGACGGTCCTGGGACGTACTCGCTGACGATGTACGGCTGGTCGCCGGCGATGTCGGCGTCGAGCACCTGGGCGGTGCAGAAGCGTGCCACCTGCTTGGCGGCGGCCGCCTCCCGCGCGAATCGGTCGCGTTCGCCGCCCGCCTCGGCCAGAGCGGTCCGCAGCAGCTTGACGGCCACGCGCTCGGCGTCCGCGGTCTCGGCGAGGTAGACCACACCGTAACCGCCGTGGCCGAGCCGGCCGATCAGCGTGTACGGGCCCAAGCGCGCCGGATCCTCCGGCTGCAGGGGCGAGATGTCCGGCATCAGGGCCTCCGGTCGACGAGCGCGACGCTCACAACCGTTGGACGCGGCGGCACCGACGCGGGTTGCCCCATCACCGCCGAACCGGGCGTGGTGCCTACAGGTCGTCGTTCACCAGCGCCAGCACGAACCCGTCGTGTCCCTTGCGTCCCACCGTCTGCACCGCCGTGGCACTGACCCGCGGCTCGGCCGCGATCACGGCGTTGAGGCGATGGACGCCCAGCGTCCGCGGGTCGTCGTTGTCCGGGTCGACGACCTCGCCGCTGCGGACCACGTTGTCGACGATGATCAGAGTGCCGGGACGGGAGAGTTCGAGCGCCCAGACGAAGTAGTCGGCGTTACTGGGCTTGTCGGCGTCGATGAAGATCAGGTCGAACGGCCCGAGGCCTTCGGCGGCGAGCTTCGGCAGCGTCTCCAGGGCCGGGCCGAGGCGGAGTTCGACGACGTCGCCGAGATCGGCACGGTCGACGTTGCGGCGGGCCACCTCGGCGTGCTTCGGGTCGACCTCGAGGGTGATCAGGCGGCCGCCGGCGGGCAGCGCCCTGGCCAGCCAGATCGTGCTGTAGCCACCCAGCGTGCCGATCTCCAGGATGCGGCGCGCGCCCTGCAGGCGGGCCAGGAGCTGGAGCATCTTGCCCTGGTTCGGAGCGACACCGATCATCGGCAGCCCGGCCGCCTCGGTCGCCTCCAGTGCCGCGTCCAGCGCGGGGTCGGAGGGCACCAGCGCCCCGTCGAAGTAGTCGTCGACCGCCGTCCAGAGCTCCCCGCCCATGCCTGCCGCCTCTCCTCCGGCCCGGCCATGCCCCGATGCCGGGCACACTCACGAAACACCGGCTTTCTAGCATCGTGCCACGTTGACGTCCTCCTCCGCCTGATGGGCGGGGGATTACAACCCGGTCCCCTACGCTGAGGAGAAAACAGGTTGAGGTTCGCGGTTCACAGGCCCGCCCAGCGGTCGGCCTCCCCGCGCGGTCACGGCACGTCCTGCCGCGATGTTCTTGGCTGCGTTCACATCCGCGTGATCGGCACGCGCGCGGGCGCGACAGCGAAAAACCGCTTGGCTCTCACGGTTTCCCGGGTCGCAGTACCCGCAGGCGTGACAGATCTGGGACGTGAACGCGGGATCGACCTTCTCCACCCGCCCCGGCGCCTTGTCCCGCGGCCGGGCCACGAGCAGGCCCCGGCCGGCCGCGTGAACGGACCGGTTCGGCCCGGCCTTGGCCCGCACATTCCTACCTGGCGCGTCGATGGTGCCGCGCCGATCACTCTCACGGGCCTTCGACCGGCCGATCGCGGCCTTCACGCGCTGCTTGCGGTTCGACCCGCGTCTCGCCCGAGCCGGCCTGCGCCGCAGCCGCAGCCGCAGCCGCAGCAGACGCTTGCCCTCGGTCTCCCGCAGGCCAGGGGCGGACAGCACCTCGCCGGTCGACAGCGCGGCCGAGACGGCCACACCACGATCCACCCCCACGACCTCACCCGTACCCGGGCCGTCCACCGGCGGCGGGATCGCTGCGAACGCGACATGCCGGCGCCCCGCTCGATCTCGGGTCACCCGGAACGATTTTGTCTCTCCCGTGATGGCGCGGGACCAGCGGAACCTCACCCAGCCCACCTTCGGGATCCTCACCTCACCCGTCCTGCGAGACAGACGGCGTGCGTCCCACTGTCGGCCACGGCGGCCGACGATCCGAAAACCCTCACGCCTACCGGCTTCACGCCACGTCGGACCTCGGTGCGTTCCAGCAAAGAAATCAGCCATGGCCTGGGCGAGGTCTCGCAGCGCCTGCTGCCGCACCGTCTGGGATCCCGCCGCCAATCACCCGAATTGTCTTCTGGCTTCGGTCAGCAGAGGGAGCGGCGGTTTTCCCCCGGCCTCAAGGCCGGGGGTTTCCACGCCGTACAACCGCTGACCAGCGTGACCAAGAGGCGGCAGGCCGGGACCCGCGATGGCTGAGATCCTCTGGCTCGGCGTCCTCCTCGGCGCGGGCGCCGCCCTGTCCGTCGGCCCGGTCTTCGTCACCATCCTCGGCGAGGCCGCGACGCGCGGTCTCGGCGCGGCCCTCCGCGTCATCCTCGGCTCCGCGACCGCGGACGTGATCCTGCTCCTGCCCGCCCTGGTCTTCGCCTGGGTGATCGGCGCCGTGGCACGTGCGGTGTTCTGGGTCGGCCTGGTGGGAGCCGTCTTCTTCACCTACCTCGCCGCGCAGGCCGTACGCGACGCGTTGCGGCTGTGGCGCGAGGGACAGGGCCTCCAGACGCGTGGCTGGGCGTTCTGGAAGGGCGTGACGGCCAACCTCGTCAACCCGCTGTCATGGACGTTCTGGCTGGCGACGGGGACGCCGACGATGCTGCGCGCCCAGCATGTGGCGGGCCGGCCCGGGCTGGCGGTGTTCACGGTGACGTGGTTCTGCGTCGCGTCCGGGCTGGAGGCCGTCATCGCCTTCGCCGTCGCGCGCTCCGGCCACCTGGTCGGCCGCCGGGGTCAGAGCGTGTTCACCGCCCTGTCCGCGCTGCTGTTCGCCACGCTCGCCGGGATGATGCTCGTCCGCGACGTCATCGCCTGACGTCCGGGGCCGCGCCGGTGGCCGCGGACCGCAAGGCGTCGTACGCGTCCTCCGACGTGGTCTCGGCGCCCAGGCGGTGACCGGTCAGCTCGCCGTGGTCATCGCTCGCCCCCGTGACGAACATCCCCAGCCCCGCCGCCAGCACCCGCAGCGCGTCCCGGTCGGGAGCGGCGTGGTCCGGGTGGTCGGCCTCGATCCCGGCGAGCCCCGCGCCGGCCAGCTCGGCGATGTCATCGTCGGCGACGGAGTACCCGCGCCGCGCCGCTCGCGGATGGGCGAGCACCGGCACCCCGCCCGCCGCGCGTACGAGCCGGACCGCACGCACCGGGTCGAGGGCGTACCGGTCGACGTACGCGCGGCCGCCGGCTCCGATCCACTCGGGCGTGAACGCCTCCTCCACACTCGCCACGACACCGGCCTCGACGAGGGCACGCGCGATGTGCGGCCGGCCGGGAACGGACTCACCGGTGATCCGCGCGACCTGCTCCCAGGTGACGGGCGCACCCAGCTCGCTCAGCCGCTCGACCATGCCGCGTGCCCGGTGCGCACGGTCGTCGCGGATGCGCTCCCGCTCGGCCGCGAGCTCCGGCTCCCTCGCGTCGAACAGGTACGCGAGCAGGTGGAGGCTGTGGTCGTGCAGCCGGCACGAGAGCTCCATGCCGCGTACGAGCGTCATGCCCGGCGGCAGCGCGCCCGCGGCCTCGGCGTGGCCCGCGACCGTGTCGTGGTCGGTCAGGGCGAGAACGCCGACGCCCGCAGCATGGGCGCGGCCTACGACGTCGGCGGGGGGCTGGGTGCCATCGGAGGCGGAACTGTGGCAGTGCAGGTCGATGAGCAACCGATCACGTCTCCAGCCGCGGGCAGAGCGCTCCGTACGGCAGGTCGAGGGCGTTTTCGCGCAGGTCGTGGAGGTTGAGCTTCTCAAGCATGAGGACGCCCGCCGAGCCGGGCCACAGCACCGCCCAGATCCAGTTCGCGAGCGCCTCCCCCGCGTACGCGGCGGCGACGTCGCATCCCACGGCCCACATCGAGACGGGATGACCGTCGATCACGAGCTTGGCGTTCGGGACGCAGACGCCGAACCCGTGGCCCGGGTCGGGGCCGGGCAGCCCGGCATAGGAGGAACCGAGGCCGATCCCGGGCTCCTCCGCGACGATCATGAGGTCGGCCGGCCCGCCGAGCGGCGAGGGACCGGACAGGGCCACGGCGACGGCAAGCGCTCCGGAGCGGTCGTCGCCGACCTCGGCGAAGCCGGTCACGAGCCAGCCGGGAGGCAGCGGCCACGGCACCCAGACCGGCACGCGGGCCCGCGAGCGTACGACCTCGAGCGCCTCGCGGCAGGGACGCCAGGGCGGAAGAAGGGGACCGACCTCGCCGTGCTCGGGGCAGAGCCATGCG
It encodes:
- a CDS encoding DEAD/DEAH box helicase gives rise to the protein MPIGLSGHDIIGQARTGTGKTLAFGIPLLQRIEHGKKKPLALVIVPTRELAIQVTADLVVAGGKLGSRVLAVYGGRAYEPQIQALKEGVEAVVGTPGRLLDLVKQRYLDLSQVEVLVLDEADRMLDLGFLPDIERLVDRVPAKRQTMLFSATMPGEIVALSRKYLTRPTNVRAESHEESDATPQVVQHVFQAHQMDKPELLARVLQARGRGLTMVFCQTKRACDRVAEDLSKRGFAAAAVHGDLGQGQRERALRAFRAGKIDVLVATDVAARGLDVDDVTHVINYECPDAADTYVHRIGRTGRAGKEGISVTLVDWKDLQRWKLVNAALGMDFAEPAETYSTSEHLYEALDIPSDITGTLPKAQRDRAGLEAEEVEDIGETGRNRSPHRTEAPREREREREPERQPRKRNRTRQRTRGGQPLDDADATMDAAPAVDTAVDAVTTAAPDETVEKAAPARRRTSRAAETTAETTTEAVTEAPEQTRPARRRAPRAADTHLDAEVEPDTKTDIDTDTTADTQAAPQPVRREAPTSVTPAGVPVVAFMAPPADPAAEEEAEYPVEPTQSNTRRRRRTRSGGARR
- a CDS encoding glycerophosphodiester phosphodiesterase, whose product is MTVAVSAHKGGSEDAPPATSEAYETALTTGAEYVEFDIRRTRDGDLVVFHDPQIAGRPIAGLTYEELCTATGHRVPLVREVMKLIAGRAVGHLDLKETGYEHEVVKLALELLGPGNFVATTLVDSSIRRIKDSYPEVTTALSLGRDLREVARLLRLPARARELYPLGRMRACGADWLAVHRRLARANVLRLCGRFGIPAMVWTVNGEPQLRQFLADPRVTVLITDRPRYALSLRT
- a CDS encoding alpha/beta fold hydrolase, with amino-acid sequence MSTPQFLTLPPGVRRTDIETSRGTFAALEALPGSGISERGPALLVPGYTGSKEDFISVLQTLAGAGRRVLALDMRGQYETPGPDDASAYTCTELGADIASVIETLSDPVHLVGHSFGGLVTRETVITEPTLIESYTLMSSGPAAISGGREVDGRVLLSALPKVGLEHLWATRMEPQAIAKGVPPDIVAFLRRRMFMNSAVGLMSMANELLSMADRVDQLAKVSGGASLPVLVLYGENDDAWDPEDQAFMAERLGARKVVIPGAAHSPAVEAPETTASALTSFWNDAERT
- a CDS encoding oxygenase MpaB family protein, producing the protein MEATLQPPQSATWQVHIDRSMWIGGVRGLMLQALHPIAMRGVWQNSSFQEDPIGRLQRTADFVGVVTWGTAEEADRLGRRVRGIHRALRINDPDTGRVHRVDDPELLLWVHCAEVSSYLEVARRAGLRLSDRQADRYLAEQRRSATYVGLHEEDVPGSVAEMGAFFAEARPELKVTPEARAAVRFLLWPKLPHEMRFLRPGKPAYVPFGALCYYSLPGWARRMYGILPEIPQPVVTAALRSFRMAMNSLPEGLHDRSFQPATRQMLAGARRRLATEGYDLSRGLYGLRDPRRWPSRQMEQVE
- a CDS encoding RecB family exonuclease; protein product: MAIEQLGFEGMPKRLYPCTPSRLNTWLDCPRRYRMTYLDRPKPDRGPPWAHNSVGASVHNALAGWWRLPATDRTPESAGRLLERGWLTDGFRDAAQSADWRQRSRAMVERYVAGLDPADEPVGVERTVSMKTHLITVQGRIDRLDRRHGELVVVDYKTGRRPLTSDDARSSLALALYAAASGRMMRAPCRLVELHHLPTGEVAVWEHTEDSLDRHLRRAEDIAEECGQADEWYREHIAPGAAAGLPHAEFDAMFPPRTGVLCGWCDYARHCPEGRAAAPARDPWAALPDEV
- a CDS encoding MBL fold metallo-hydrolase, whose product is MDARIEKVVTSGKVMLDDTEYDIESNTYVVGDDDTVIVIDPAFDAEAILKAVGEREVMAVICTDGRDGHLSAVLEVAEADEEDPAPIALHTRDRLLWRQHFRALANESEDAEFMKDLTPDLDIEDGGVFEIGDAQLEVMHTPGHTPGSICLYSEQLGVLFSGDTLHKGRPGRIGADYPELQEQLNSIGALLGPLPKETRVLPGQGDETTVGEEDSQWESWFALAQEPDES
- a CDS encoding protein kinase domain-containing protein — translated: MPDISPLQPEDPARLGPYTLIGRLGHGGYGVVYLAETADAERVAVKLLRTALAEAGGERDRFAREAAAAKQVARFCTAQVLDADIAGDQPYIVSEYVPGPSLQALVAERGPIEGGALDRLAIGTATALVAIHQAGVVHRDLKPPNVLIGPDGPRVIDFGIARMTDRAATLTGHTLGTPAYMAPEQVSGGEATPATDVFAWGATLAFAANGTPPFGRDSIGVLAYRIVNEPPELGALTDGLRDLVAECLEKDPARRPSASVLLMRLLGHSTVPGGEQAQTILAEGVTAAADLPPTLPASHVPVPVGAARPAVASRKKSRNWAPAVIGAAGALALAGAAIIAVVAFGGDDRSPVPGPTRTVYTGSTGRQRQSTPPGAGRSSPSDVHPAPQPVLLVEPSGCDLGTTGLSCTVTLTGSGATVHWMATAADPLSLSPSSGTLEPGDTDTVTITLHPPSPRVSGSASVTFTGGGHAHAVRVTWEGEPAPDPSST
- a CDS encoding O-methyltransferase: MGGELWTAVDDYFDGALVPSDPALDAALEATEAAGLPMIGVAPNQGKMLQLLARLQGARRILEIGTLGGYSTIWLARALPAGGRLITLEVDPKHAEVARRNVDRADLGDVVELRLGPALETLPKLAAEGLGPFDLIFIDADKPSNADYFVWALELSRPGTLIIVDNVVRSGEVVDPDNDDPRTLGVHRLNAVIAAEPRVSATAVQTVGRKGHDGFVLALVNDDL
- a CDS encoding zinc ribbon domain-containing protein, yielding MAVSAALSTGEVLSAPGLRETEGKRLLRLRLRLRRRPARARRGSNRKQRVKAAIGRSKARESDRRGTIDAPGRNVRAKAGPNRSVHAAGRGLLVARPRDKAPGRVEKVDPAFTSQICHACGYCDPGNRESQAVFRCRARARADHADVNAAKNIAAGRAVTARGGRPLGGPVNREPQPVFSSA
- a CDS encoding LysE family translocator, with protein sequence MAEILWLGVLLGAGAALSVGPVFVTILGEAATRGLGAALRVILGSATADVILLLPALVFAWVIGAVARAVFWVGLVGAVFFTYLAAQAVRDALRLWREGQGLQTRGWAFWKGVTANLVNPLSWTFWLATGTPTMLRAQHVAGRPGLAVFTVTWFCVASGLEAVIAFAVARSGHLVGRRGQSVFTALSALLFATLAGMMLVRDVIA
- a CDS encoding PHP domain-containing protein, translating into MLIDLHCHSSASDGTQPPADVVGRAHAAGVGVLALTDHDTVAGHAEAAGALPPGMTLVRGMELSCRLHDHSLHLLAYLFDAREPELAAERERIRDDRAHRARGMVERLSELGAPVTWEQVARITGESVPGRPHIARALVEAGVVASVEEAFTPEWIGAGGRAYVDRYALDPVRAVRLVRAAGGVPVLAHPRAARRGYSVADDDIAELAGAGLAGIEADHPDHAAPDRDALRVLAAGLGMFVTGASDDHGELTGHRLGAETTSEDAYDALRSAATGAAPDVRR
- a CDS encoding DUF6758 family protein → MRTAPTCPRCRGTLIPPSVWTSAWLCPEHGEVGPLLPPWRPCREALEVVRSRARVPVWVPWPLPPGWLVTGFAEVGDDRSGALAVAVALSGPSPLGGPADLMIVAEEPGIGLGSSYAGLPGPDPGHGFGVCVPNAKLVIDGHPVSMWAVGCDVAAAYAGEALANWIWAVLWPGSAGVLMLEKLNLHDLRENALDLPYGALCPRLET